From a single Streptomyces sp. NBC_00377 genomic region:
- the hisB gene encoding imidazoleglycerol-phosphate dehydratase HisB: protein MSRVGRVERTTKETSVLVEINLDGTGKVDVSTGVGFYDHMLDQLGRHGLFDLTVKTDGDLHIDSHHTIEDTALALGAAFKQALGDKVGIYRFGNCTVPLDESLAQVTVDLSGRPYLVHTEPEKMAPMIGEYDTTMTRHILESFVAQAQIALHVHVPYGRNAHHIVECQFKALARALRYAAERDPRAAGILPSTKGAL from the coding sequence ATGAGCCGCGTAGGACGTGTAGAGCGCACGACGAAGGAGACGTCGGTCCTCGTCGAGATCAACCTCGACGGCACCGGCAAGGTCGATGTCTCGACCGGCGTCGGCTTCTACGACCACATGCTGGACCAGCTCGGCCGGCACGGGCTGTTCGACCTCACCGTGAAGACCGACGGCGACCTGCACATCGACTCCCACCACACGATCGAGGACACGGCCCTCGCGCTCGGCGCCGCCTTCAAGCAGGCCCTCGGCGACAAGGTGGGCATCTACCGCTTCGGCAACTGCACGGTCCCGCTGGACGAGTCCCTCGCCCAGGTCACCGTCGACCTCTCCGGCCGTCCGTACCTCGTGCACACCGAGCCCGAGAAGATGGCGCCGATGATCGGCGAGTACGACACCACGATGACCCGGCACATCCTGGAGTCCTTCGTGGCCCAGGCCCAGATCGCGCTGCACGTGCACGTGCCCTACGGGCGCAACGCGCACCACATCGTGGAGTGCCAGTTCAAGGCGCTGGCCCGGGCCCTGCGCTACGCCGCCGAGCGCGACCCGCGCGCGGCCGGCATCCTCCCCTCCACGAAGGGCGCCCTGTAA
- a CDS encoding histidinol-phosphate transaminase, whose product MSFGIDDLPVRDELRGKSPYGAPQLDVPVRLNTNENPYPLPEALVERIAERVREAARNLNRYPDRDAVELRTRLAQYLTDTSGHEVGPANVWAANGSNEVIQQLLQTFGGPGRTAIGFEPSYSMHGLIARGTGTGWISGPRNEDFTIDLAAAEQAVAERRPDVVFITTPNNPTGTAVPAETVLALYEAAQRAKPSMVVVDEAYIEFSHGDSLLPLLEGRPNLVVSRTMSKAFGAAGLRLGYLAAHPAVVDAVQLVRLPYHLSAVTQATALAALEHTDTLLKYVEQLKSERDRLVTELLAIGYEVTASDANFVQFGRFEDAHTVWRQILDRGVLVRDNGVPGWLRVTAGTPEENDAFLDAVRDVKKEQRP is encoded by the coding sequence GTGAGCTTCGGAATCGACGATCTCCCCGTCCGGGACGAGCTGCGCGGCAAGTCCCCCTACGGCGCGCCCCAACTGGACGTCCCCGTACGGCTGAACACCAACGAGAACCCCTACCCGCTGCCCGAGGCGCTCGTGGAGCGGATCGCGGAGCGGGTGCGCGAGGCGGCCCGCAACCTCAACCGCTACCCGGACCGGGACGCCGTGGAGCTGCGCACGCGGCTCGCGCAGTACCTGACGGACACCTCCGGGCACGAGGTCGGCCCGGCGAACGTGTGGGCCGCCAACGGCTCCAACGAGGTCATCCAGCAGCTGCTCCAGACCTTCGGCGGACCGGGCCGCACCGCGATCGGCTTCGAGCCGTCGTACTCGATGCACGGGCTCATCGCGCGCGGCACGGGAACCGGATGGATCTCGGGTCCCCGCAACGAGGACTTCACCATCGACCTGGCGGCCGCCGAGCAGGCCGTCGCCGAGCGCCGGCCCGACGTCGTCTTCATCACCACCCCCAACAACCCCACCGGCACCGCGGTCCCGGCCGAGACGGTCCTCGCGCTGTACGAGGCCGCGCAGCGCGCCAAGCCGTCGATGGTGGTCGTGGACGAGGCGTACATCGAGTTCAGCCACGGCGACTCACTGCTACCGCTGCTCGAAGGTCGGCCGAATCTCGTCGTCTCGCGCACCATGTCGAAGGCATTCGGCGCGGCCGGCCTGCGCCTCGGCTACCTCGCCGCGCACCCGGCGGTCGTGGACGCCGTCCAGCTCGTCCGGCTGCCGTACCATCTGTCGGCCGTCACCCAGGCGACCGCGCTGGCCGCCCTGGAGCACACCGACACGCTGCTGAAGTACGTCGAGCAGCTCAAGTCGGAGCGCGACCGGCTGGTCACCGAGCTGCTCGCGATCGGCTACGAGGTCACGGCGTCCGACGCCAACTTCGTGCAGTTCGGGCGGTTCGAAGACGCCCACACGGTCTGGCGGCAGATCCTCGACCGGGGCGTCCTGGTCCGGGACAACGGCGTACCCGGCTGGCTGCGGGTCACCGCCGGAACCCCCGAAGAGAACGACGCGTTCCTCGACGCGGTCCGTGATGTGAAGAAGGAGCAGAGGCCATGA
- the hisD gene encoding histidinol dehydrogenase: protein MISRIDLRGDALPEGPALRDLLPRADFDVSAALEKVRPICEAVHHRGDAALIDFAEKFDGVRLESVRVPARAIAEALERLDPAVRAALEESIRRARLVHRAQRRTTHTTQVVPGGSVTEKWVPVERVGLYAPGGRSVYPSSVVMNVVPAQEAGVGSIALASPAQAEFDGLPHPTILAACALLGVDEVYAAGGATAVAMFAYGTESCAPANMVTGPGNIWVAAAKRYFAGKIGIDAEAGPTEIAVLADSTADPVHVAADLISQAEHDPLAAAVLVTDSVELADAVAKELEPQVAATRHVEDRIVPALAGRQSAIVLVDGVDEGLRVVDAYGAEHLEIQTADAAALADRVKNAGAIFVGPWAPVSLGDYAAGSNHVLPTGGCACHSSGLSVQSFLRGIHIVDYTRDALAEVAHHVVTLAEAEDLPAHGAAIKARFDWKVPTSK from the coding sequence GTGATCTCCCGAATCGATCTGCGCGGCGACGCCCTCCCCGAGGGACCCGCCCTGCGCGACCTGCTGCCCCGAGCCGACTTCGACGTCTCGGCCGCCCTGGAGAAGGTGCGTCCGATCTGCGAGGCCGTCCATCATCGGGGTGACGCGGCGCTGATCGACTTCGCCGAGAAGTTCGACGGTGTGAGGCTGGAATCCGTACGCGTTCCCGCGCGGGCGATCGCGGAGGCGCTGGAGCGGCTCGACCCGGCCGTGCGCGCGGCCCTGGAGGAGTCCATCCGCCGCGCCCGCCTCGTCCACCGCGCGCAGCGCCGCACGACGCACACGACCCAGGTCGTGCCCGGCGGGTCGGTGACCGAGAAGTGGGTGCCGGTCGAACGGGTCGGGCTGTACGCGCCCGGTGGCCGTTCGGTCTACCCGTCCTCCGTCGTCATGAACGTCGTCCCGGCGCAGGAGGCCGGCGTCGGGTCGATCGCGCTCGCCTCCCCGGCGCAGGCCGAGTTCGACGGCCTTCCGCACCCGACGATCCTCGCCGCGTGCGCCCTGCTCGGCGTCGACGAGGTGTACGCCGCCGGCGGCGCGACCGCCGTCGCGATGTTCGCGTACGGCACCGAGTCCTGCGCCCCCGCGAACATGGTCACGGGCCCCGGCAACATCTGGGTCGCCGCCGCCAAGCGTTACTTCGCCGGCAAGATCGGCATCGACGCCGAGGCGGGACCGACCGAGATCGCCGTCCTGGCGGACTCCACGGCCGACCCCGTCCACGTCGCCGCCGACCTGATCAGCCAGGCCGAGCACGACCCGCTGGCCGCCGCCGTCCTGGTCACCGACTCCGTCGAGCTGGCGGACGCGGTCGCGAAGGAGCTGGAGCCGCAGGTCGCGGCCACCAGGCACGTCGAGGACCGGATCGTCCCGGCGCTCGCCGGCCGGCAGTCGGCGATCGTGCTGGTCGACGGCGTCGACGAGGGCCTGCGGGTGGTCGACGCCTACGGCGCCGAGCACCTCGAGATCCAGACGGCCGACGCCGCCGCACTGGCCGACCGGGTCAAGAACGCGGGCGCAATCTTCGTCGGACCCTGGGCGCCGGTCTCCCTCGGCGACTACGCGGCCGGCTCCAACCACGTGCTCCCGACGGGTGGCTGCGCCTGCCACTCCTCCGGGCTGTCCGTGCAGTCCTTCCTCCGCGGCATCCACATCGTCGACTACACCCGGGACGCGCTGGCCGAGGTCGCGCACCACGTGGTGACGCTGGCGGAGGCGGAGGACCTGCCGGCCCACGGAGCGGCGATCAAGGCGCGGTTCGACTGGAAGGTACCGACGAGCAAGTGA